In one window of Syngnathus typhle isolate RoL2023-S1 ecotype Sweden linkage group LG7, RoL_Styp_1.0, whole genome shotgun sequence DNA:
- the irak4 gene encoding interleukin-1 receptor-associated kinase 4 isoform X2, with protein sequence MNESVTRSTYVRKLPYSILRQVADFLDSLDLWKNVIFSIRKSNGQLRYTQHHVRRFEGLVAQGKSPTVELLRELGMFNATVGELVDILKSHKLLAAASVLLPEEMLSAEPPSPASPAAEPSSTRSTLPTCRIAPTERTTLEPVADERHTPIKPKNDEPYHTRGFTSFSYNELKEMTQNFDERPTSDGGCRLGEGGFGTVFKGFLRGKPVAVKKLNLIEDISPEELRIQFNQEVQTLTILKHDNLVDMVGFSSDGEYPCLVYVYMANGSLLDRLACFEETPPLSWRQRCLIAKGTANGLEYLHSNHHVHRDVKSANILLDDNMVAKISDFGLTRASAKHTATTMITERIVGTCSYMAPEALRGEITPKSDVFSFGVVLLEILSGLSPVDQNREPQLLMEMRHDIDDEDEELTLEAFVDKRMSDWAVSQVESVYSLAGNCLHERKNRRPLITQVLSELNEVVRIISLESYA encoded by the exons ATGAACGAGTCGGTGACTCGCTCGACTTATGTTCGTAAACTTCCCTACAGTATACTTCGTCAAGTGGCCGACTTTTTAGACTCTCTAGACTTGTGGAAGAACGTCATCTTTTCCATCCGGAAGTCGAACGGCCAGTTGAGGTACACTCAGCATCATGTCAG GCGTTTTGAAGGACTTGTTGCTCAGGGGAAGAGCCCCACAGTGGAGCTCCTGCGTGAGTTGGGCATGTTCAACGCCACAGTGGGAGAATTGGTGGACATTCTCAAGAGTCACAAGTTACTGGCGGCCGCCAGTGTGCTGTTACCTG AAGAGATGCTCTCCGCGGAGCCACCATCACCTGCTTCTCCTGCAGCAGAACCCAGCAGCACACGTTCAACTTTGCCGACCTGTAGGATAGCTCCGACAGAGAGGACAACGTTAGAGCCAGTAGCTGATGAACGACATACGCCCATCAAGCCGAAGAATGATGAACCATACCACACAAGAG GTTTTACAAGTTTCTCATACAACGAGCTGAAGGAAATGACCCAAAACTTTGACGAGCGGCCCACGTCCGACGGCGGCTGCCGACTCGGAGAAGGAGGCTTCGGGACGGTTTTTAAAGGTTTCTTGCGGGGCAAACCAGTGGCTGTGAAAAAACTCAACCTG ATAGAGGACATCTCGCCCGAGGAGCTGCGAATTCAGTTCAATCAAGAAGTTCAAACGCTGACGAT ATTGAAACATGACAATCTGGTGGACATGGTGGGCTTCTCCAGTGACGGGGAATACCCGTGTTTGGTGTATGTCTACATGGCCAACGGATCTCTACTGGACAGACTGGCTTGCTTT gaAGAAACTCCTCCGTTGTCCTGGCGACAGAGGTGCCTCATAGCTAAGGGCACAGCAAATGGTTTGGAGTATCTGCATAGCAATCATCATGTCCACAGAGATGTGAAAAG TGCAAATATCCTATTAGATGACAATATGGTGGCTAAAATTTCAGACTTTGGTCTGACGAGAGCTTCGGCCAAGCATACTGCAACGACCATGATAACGGAAAGGATCGTCGGTACCTGCTCTTACATGGCACCCGAGGCACTGAGGGGCGAGATCACGCCCAAATCGGATGTCTTCAGCTTTGGAGTG GTACTATTAGAAATACTGTCCGGACTCTCCCCGGTAGACCAAAATCGTGAGCCGCAGCTTTTG ATGGAGATGCGGCACGACATTGACGACGAAGACGAGGAGCTCACTCTGGAAGCCTTTGTGGACAAGCGCATGAGCGACTGGGCTGTGAGCCAGGTAGAGAGTGTCTACTCTTTGGCCGGCAACTGTCTGCACGAGAGGAAGAACAGGCGGCCGCTCATCACACAG GTGCTGTCCGAGCTCAATGAAGTGGTCAGAATCATTTCACTGGAGTCTTACGCATAG
- the irak4 gene encoding interleukin-1 receptor-associated kinase 4 isoform X1, with product MNESVTRSTYVRKLPYSILRQVADFLDSLDLWKNVIFSIRKSNGQLRYTQHHVRRFEGLVAQGKSPTVELLRELGMFNATVGELVDILKSHKLLAAASVLLPEEMLSAEPPSPASPAAEPSSTRSTLPTCRIAPTERTTLEPVADERHTPIKPKNDEPYHTRVTGFTSFSYNELKEMTQNFDERPTSDGGCRLGEGGFGTVFKGFLRGKPVAVKKLNLIEDISPEELRIQFNQEVQTLTILKHDNLVDMVGFSSDGEYPCLVYVYMANGSLLDRLACFEETPPLSWRQRCLIAKGTANGLEYLHSNHHVHRDVKSANILLDDNMVAKISDFGLTRASAKHTATTMITERIVGTCSYMAPEALRGEITPKSDVFSFGVVLLEILSGLSPVDQNREPQLLMEMRHDIDDEDEELTLEAFVDKRMSDWAVSQVESVYSLAGNCLHERKNRRPLITQVLSELNEVVRIISLESYA from the exons ATGAACGAGTCGGTGACTCGCTCGACTTATGTTCGTAAACTTCCCTACAGTATACTTCGTCAAGTGGCCGACTTTTTAGACTCTCTAGACTTGTGGAAGAACGTCATCTTTTCCATCCGGAAGTCGAACGGCCAGTTGAGGTACACTCAGCATCATGTCAG GCGTTTTGAAGGACTTGTTGCTCAGGGGAAGAGCCCCACAGTGGAGCTCCTGCGTGAGTTGGGCATGTTCAACGCCACAGTGGGAGAATTGGTGGACATTCTCAAGAGTCACAAGTTACTGGCGGCCGCCAGTGTGCTGTTACCTG AAGAGATGCTCTCCGCGGAGCCACCATCACCTGCTTCTCCTGCAGCAGAACCCAGCAGCACACGTTCAACTTTGCCGACCTGTAGGATAGCTCCGACAGAGAGGACAACGTTAGAGCCAGTAGCTGATGAACGACATACGCCCATCAAGCCGAAGAATGATGAACCATACCACACAAGAG TGACAGGTTTTACAAGTTTCTCATACAACGAGCTGAAGGAAATGACCCAAAACTTTGACGAGCGGCCCACGTCCGACGGCGGCTGCCGACTCGGAGAAGGAGGCTTCGGGACGGTTTTTAAAGGTTTCTTGCGGGGCAAACCAGTGGCTGTGAAAAAACTCAACCTG ATAGAGGACATCTCGCCCGAGGAGCTGCGAATTCAGTTCAATCAAGAAGTTCAAACGCTGACGAT ATTGAAACATGACAATCTGGTGGACATGGTGGGCTTCTCCAGTGACGGGGAATACCCGTGTTTGGTGTATGTCTACATGGCCAACGGATCTCTACTGGACAGACTGGCTTGCTTT gaAGAAACTCCTCCGTTGTCCTGGCGACAGAGGTGCCTCATAGCTAAGGGCACAGCAAATGGTTTGGAGTATCTGCATAGCAATCATCATGTCCACAGAGATGTGAAAAG TGCAAATATCCTATTAGATGACAATATGGTGGCTAAAATTTCAGACTTTGGTCTGACGAGAGCTTCGGCCAAGCATACTGCAACGACCATGATAACGGAAAGGATCGTCGGTACCTGCTCTTACATGGCACCCGAGGCACTGAGGGGCGAGATCACGCCCAAATCGGATGTCTTCAGCTTTGGAGTG GTACTATTAGAAATACTGTCCGGACTCTCCCCGGTAGACCAAAATCGTGAGCCGCAGCTTTTG ATGGAGATGCGGCACGACATTGACGACGAAGACGAGGAGCTCACTCTGGAAGCCTTTGTGGACAAGCGCATGAGCGACTGGGCTGTGAGCCAGGTAGAGAGTGTCTACTCTTTGGCCGGCAACTGTCTGCACGAGAGGAAGAACAGGCGGCCGCTCATCACACAG GTGCTGTCCGAGCTCAATGAAGTGGTCAGAATCATTTCACTGGAGTCTTACGCATAG
- the LOC133157573 gene encoding twinfilin-1-like, which yields MSHQTGIQAGNDVKQIFASAKSGEQYRVLKIVIEDEQLTLADVKEASKMWDQEYDALVLPLLEDSVPCYILYRLDSSNNQGYEWIFLAWSPERSTVRNKMLFAATRATLKKEFGGGHIKDELFATTKDDINLNGYRKYLTSQAAPLPLTAAEEELRQIRLHEVQTDISVDSKHQTLQGVAFPMDRAAVSALERFRDKEINYVQLEVDAEKELICLRSTEPTDLRSLPSRIPKDAARYHFFLYKHSHEGDCLESTVFIYSMPGYKCSIRERMLYSSCRNPLVDMVENKLKIEIEKKLEIDNGDELTGEFMYEEVHPKQHAHKQAFAKPKGPQGKRGGRRITRPPGDGQEDD from the exons ATGTCACACCAGACGGGCATTCAAG CGGGCAATGATGTGAAGCAAATATTTGCCAGCGCCAAGAGCGGAGAGCAGTATCGAGTGTTGAAGATCGTAATTGAGGATG AGCAGCTGACGTTGGCTGACGTCAAGGAGGCGTCCAAGATGTGGGACCAGGAGTACGATGCGCTAGTGCTCCCCCTGCTGGAGGACAGCGTCCCCTGTTACATTCTTTACCGACTGGACTCCAGCAACAACCAGGGTTACGAGTGGATCTTCCTCGCCTGGAGTCCGGAGCGCTCTACT gTGAGAAACAAAATGCTTTTTGCTGCTACCAGAGCGACACTGAAGAAAGAATTTGGTGGCGGCCACATCAAGGATGAGCTTTTTGCCACTACAAAA GACGACATAAACCTCAATGGCTACAGGAAATATTTGACCTCGCAGGCGGCTCCGCTGCCCCTCACCGCTGCCGAGGAAGAGCTGAGACAGATAAGGCTACACGAG GTTCAGACGGACATTAGCGTGGACAGTAAGCACCAGACTCTCCAAGGCGTGGCCTTCCCCATGGACCGCGCTGCCGTCTCGGCACTGGAGCGCTTCAGAGACAAGGAAATCAACTACGTGCAACTG GAAGTCGACGCCGAAAAGGAGCTGATCTGCTTGCGCAGCACCGAGCCAACAGACCTGAGGAGCCTGCCGTCGAGGATCCCCAAAGATGCGGCGCGCTACCACTTCTTCCTCTACAAGCATTCCCACGAGGGCGACTGCTTGGAGTCCACGG TCTTTATTTATTCAATGCCGGGGTACAAGTGTAGCATCAGAGAGAGGATGCTCTACTCCAGCTGCCGAAATCCTCTGGTTGACATGGTGGAAAACAAACTGAAGATTGAGATTGAGAAAAAG TTGGAAATCGACAACGGCGACGAGCTGACGGGTGAGTTCATGTACGAGGAAGTGCATCCCAAGCAGCACGCGCACAAGCAGGCCTTCGCCAAGCCCAAGGGTCCTCAGGGGAAACGGGGCGGCCGCCGTATCACCCGACCCCCCGGCGACGGCCAAGAGGACGATTAA